The sequence TCTCCCGCCTCCGCAGGCTGCTCGTGAGGGTCTCCGCCTCGGAGCGCCTCGCGGTCGCCGGGGACGgcaaggagaaggagagggaggagaggccCGCGGCCGGCGGGGAGGCGGAGGTCGGGTCGGTGGGGCTCGACCGCATGGTGCTCAGCTTCATGGAGGACTCCGCGGCCGTCGAGCGGCCGCCGCGCGGCCGCTGCAACTGCTTCAACGGCAGCAACTacgaggagagcgacgacgagGAGGGCTTCTTCCTCCCCTCCGGCCAGGCCTCCGCGCCGCCCCCTTCCGCGGCCGGCGACACCCTGGAGGCACTCAAGGTACTGGAATTTTCGCATGGCACGCCAACCCTCCCAAATTGGGAAAAGCCGCAACGAATTTACGAGGCGGTTGCCTCCTTTCCCTTTGCGTGCAGAGTTTGGTGCAGAGCGCCAGCGTCGCGGAGCGGAACCTTCTCGCCGACGCTTCCAGGATCGCCGAGCGGTGCGGCAGGACCTGCAAGGGCAAGGCGGAgtgccgccgcgccgtcgccgacGGCCTCAGGGCCCTCGGCTATGACGCCGCCGTCTGCAAGTCGCGGTGGGAGAAGACCCCGTCCTACCCCGCTGGTACCCACCCCATCCCTCCTCGATTCACCTACGCTCGGTGTATTCCCCATTCATGGCCTGGCAGGGGCTTACCGGACCCCTCTATCTATCTACGCAGGGGAGCACGAGTACATCGACGCCGTGGTTGGGGACGGGGCGAGGCTGATCGTGGAGGTGCACTTCAGGTCCGAGTTCGAGGTGGCCCGGTCGACCAAGGCGTACCGCGCGGCGCTCCAGGCGCTGCCGCCGCTGTTCGTGGGCACGTCCGACCGGCTCGGGAAGATCGTGTCCGtggtggcggaggcggcgcggcagagcatgaagaagaagggGCTGCACTTCCCGCCATGGCGTAAGCCGGAGTACATGCGCGCCAAGTGGCTATCCCCGCACGTCCGCACCGGCGACAAGGCGGCCGCCCCGTCCCCCGCCGCCTctgcgacggcgacggcggtgtcGGCGGCGAGCTTCTCGGGCGAGTTCGAGCTGCTGTTCGGCATGAACAAGAGCGGGGTGTCCCCCACCCCCGGCGAGAAGATCACGGTGGTGGTGTCGCCGTGGCGCCCGACGGAGGAGGCGGCGAGCAAGAAGCAGCAGCCCAGGGCGAAGGTCGTCACGGGGCTCGCCGCCGTCCTCTGAGCGTGGCGAGGCGGGCAAAATAACCGCCACTAGATGGACGGATCCCCAATTTTTCCACCCACCGCCTTTTCCGTTTCTTTCTCCTCGGCGCGCTTCGATCCGTTGGCGGATCCAGTTTTTGGTGTTTCCGTGTTTTTCCGGGGTTTTTttgtttcggaaaaaaaaagagaaaaaaccacccccacccccaccctagcAGTACCATCCATCATCCATTAATTTCGAGTTTTGACCCCTCCTGCCATGTAATTTTTGTTCTCGCCATGAGGAGGCCGTGGAGCTTTGGTGACGCTTCACCCCCTCCCGCCGACTAGTATTAGTAGCAGCAGCTGTAAGAGAAGAAGAGGGAGATGATCCGGCGAGGCTTCTCGCCGGTTGTTCTCTGCTTGCCTGCCTGTAGGAATTGATCAGTCTAAGACTTACCTTGCCAGTGAAGAGTTGTTATATAATCTTATGGATCGTGCTTGTTATTGCTATTCAAGAGATGATGAACTATGATGAGTAATAATTCAAGTTCATGACATGTTTTTCTCCACTCTGTTGAATTGATGAATCGATGAGACACTTGAGTGAGTGGAACTGTGCGGCGCTGGTACCATTACTGTGATCCGCCATGATTCCGGTCGGGAAGATTCTCGCTGGAAGAAACGACGGAGGAGCTTTGGATTTGGGCGGGGGAGCACGCCATGATGAACAGCCGAACGTCGATCATTCACCTGGCcgaaacaaacaaacaaagcgaGGACTGATGAGGGCCGGGGCCCATGGATTCCCAGGGTGGGGGCCCGTCTATCCAGTAAGCAAGCAGAGTATTCTATCCGGTGGCGCGGCGAATAAATCCGGGGTTAAAATAAGGTGGGGAAATGCGGAGAACTGCGCGCGATCTTCGTGAGAGGCAGCCCGCTCGTGCATTCTCGGGcgccgcgcccaccccctctgcCGCGGCATCGATGCCCCTGCCACCATCGCGACTCGACTCGACTCGACCCATGGGAGTGGCGTGAGTGACCACGCTCTGCCGCTCGCCCCTTTTTTCTACCCCGCCTCGCCTTTGCCCCGCTCCCACTTCACCCCCGCTTTCACCGCGGTAAAAAGGAAGGAAAGAAAATCTGCGTCCCCGTCCGGCACCGGGAAAAGGGAAAAAAAATGGAGAGGACCAGCAGGATTCTCGTGACGCCAGGCATTCGTTTGACGACGATTTCTCTTTCACCTGGCCTGGAGACTGAGGACCCAGGCTTCCTCGTAGACCCACCCACACCGTTTGTACAAATCTTTATGGGGGTCACATGATGTGTGCTCTCCAAGTAATTGTGCATGTAGAGCAAAAATAATGTGGAATTGGCTCTAATTTTCCCCGAGAGAAAAATAGGATCGAGGCTGGCTTGGGTTTGGGGCGTGCGGGGCGGGGTGGGCGTGGAGGCGCGGCCATCGTGCTTGGCGAATGCCCCCGCTCCGGGGACGCGAGATCCTGGGGGCTATGATTACACTGATCGCGCCTTTTGTCCGTAACCCGCCGAGCGACGCCCCGGCTTCTTTTCCTCGTCTCGTCCGATCTTGCGTCAGGGGAACGAACAAAGGACGCAGCGGTGAAACCGGACGGGACGTCTCTCGGGGACGGTAAAGAAAAAGGGCGCCCGAGTGCGAGCTGTACGTACTGCtgctggtggtgctgctgctgcgTGGTAAAAATCTGTCGCAGGCGGGGCGGTGGTGGACTGGTGGTGGTGCTCGTGGCTTTTGACCGCCCTCCCCAGGCCAAGCGGGACCAAGTGGCTGGCTTCAGTGCAACGCTCGCTCGGTGATCTGCTCTTGGTGTGTCAACGCCCTACTCATTTTCTTTCGATCGGAAATTTTTTACTCCCTCTATAAACACGTACTCCCTTCGTCCTATAACATAGAAGCATTTTTTTACAATAGTGTGCAGTGTAAGAAAAGCTCTTATATTATTGGACGGAGGCAGTATAAGTGATTTAAACACTAATATTTCACAGGCAATAGCTTTTACCAATTGATTACGCCGGTGGTTTTAAGGAGCAATATCGTTGTGCATTGTCCGGTCAAAAGTATATTTTATATCTAAAGAAGTAAATTTATCATTGTCTTGATTGATACACAAGTTTGTTGTCTTCCAACTATAGAAGAAGAGTCATGATATTTGCGGTCGTCATATCGTCTATAGAGCACACTTCATATGGATATGAAGGCTATAGTAGTAATGTGCAAACACAAAGTCGCCATATACGGCCTCCATATCTTTCTCACTCGAGATCATATCCTGACATCTCACATGGGGCCCACGCACCGCCCTGCCCATGTTATCTTATCCTCACATTGCTCGCGTTACTCTTTTTAATTTCTTTAGTCTTTTCACACATCGCTTGACCCTCTTCGACAGAGATCGCTTACGCTGTAGCGATCTACACCGTATGTGCATGCAAGGCCAGTCTATCTTCAAATCCATGGTGACATCAcctcttgattttttttcttcctGAGCCACCCCGTTCCCATCCCCTCGCGCCCCTTTGAGTATTGCTAGCGGGGACAATTGATGGCGTGTTAACCCCGGTCgccgtgtgtgtgtttctgtgtgtatGGGGGGTGGCGGTGGGGGGTGGGGAGGTTGCTTGCCGATTTCGTGGAAGGCGGCGCCATGTTGTGAATGGGTCGTCTAGTTGGAGGGCTATGTCGCGGTGGAGGCAAAATCGATTGAGGAGTGTATGTCGCGGTGGCAAAATGACTCATGTTGCAAAAGAGTGATTACCAAACCTCCGAACGCAACATGGCCATGTTGCAACCCCCCACCCCCAAGTGCACCATGGATCATGTTGCAAAGTGTCATTTTGAAGATCCTCGAGCAGAACCTGCTAGTGAACATGACCTATGTTGCAAACCTTGTCAGCTGGATCAGACGGCTATCTCATGATGGATCCAACAACTCACAACCTGGCTGATATCTTCAAAAGATTAGATGGCCAACATGTAACATTATCCCATTTTTCTGGGTAAACAATATTAATCTATCGATCGATCACGCATCGGATCAGTCGCAGCGAAGCCACGCGCGCAGCTTCAACTTTCCTCATGCTTTTAACAAGGTGTCTGGTGGGGTGTCACACATGTTCTACCTtatcctctcttcttcttcccgaATCATCTACCCCCTCTCGCCTATCTCCCCCTACCCATGACAGACTCTGGCATTGACCACCGTGCTCAACATCTAGTTGCGATCTTCTCCTGGCGTCACCGGAATACCTGGGGGAACCATCGTTGCGATAGCCGCCGTGCTGCTGCCCGCTGCTGCATGCTGAGGGGCCTGTTGATGCAAGGGCAACCACCATCCGCCACATGTGCTACTGCAAAGGACTGGCAGGCGATGCACTGTTCCCACAAGTCCAGAGTTGCAACCAACGAGTACCAATGTTGTGACCAACAAGGGCGAGAGCTGCGATTGGCGCGAGATGGTGTTACGACGGGAGTGTGCGGGAACTATGGCAAGGGCATGTTGGAACTTCAATCGGCGAGGGGGATGCTTCGAAGGTGAGGCAGAGAAGATGATTTGATAGCGAGTTTGAGAAGATACAACCGACGCGGGACAGTGTTGCGGCCAACGCGATGAGCCGATGATGCTTTCAATGATGATCGGCTATTTATCCCAGAGAAGCGCGACGCGGGGCCGGCGAGGCGGTGCTGCGAGCCGAGTTGTTAATGGCGATTGGTGCCTGCCGCAAAGTTGCTATTGACGATGGTGCTGCTATGGATGGGGGCATATGCAGGCATCATTGGAAAGAAGGAGTGGTTGGTTCATGCGCGGGTAGAATTGCATCTAACTACCATGCGAAGTGTAAATGGACGCACCGACGTCGGGACCAATTGATGCAACTAATCGGTCGAACGACGCCAAGCACTGCCATTTTAAGGGACTAGGTATAAGCCCGTGCATTGCACCGGGAGTTGAATTTTTTTTGACGCGACAGGGGAGCATACGGGCACACATCATGATGCCAATAAAATAACAAAAAGGAGATTATGTTTTAGTTGTGAAGCATAGAACTTCTGACAACTTTATCCCGAGATATACTAAAGCCAAAGAATATCATAGAGGGAAATCAAATTATCTAAACGACATGATGTTATTTCCCATAAGAAGTTAGCTTTACATTCAAAATTTATAATTTACAATTGGTCCTCTTTATTTGTAAATAAAAAGGTGGGAGTCAATATTACAATACACTTACCAAACATGTTTCTCTACAAAGAATTATCACCAAGAATCACCTGCCAATAATAAAAACCGAGAACAAATCTGCAAAATAACAAATTGTTAACAATACCTTCAATAATATAAGGACTGTGctaaccaccagtcgactggtggttagCGACAGATCCGCACGATCCCATTCCTTCCATCCGGCGTGCGATTTCCTTCCGTCCCGCGTGCGATCTCTGATTTTTCTGACGATCCCACCACTTCTCCCgcttcctttttattttctgaCGTGGTAGAAAAAACATGATAAAAATGTTGTAGGTGGCAGGAGTTGAACTCACTACCTCTTGGTAGATAATCACTTGTCATATCCACCTGGTCTGTTTTCGACTTGTGATTATAAGAAAGATCGATGTATATTTATACTGGTACATACACGACTAGAAAAACAAGCCAGTTTCCTTTCTTTTTATCAATTTTTCTTCCCTTTTGTACACAGTAATTCGTGCATCATATACCTGATAACTCACGCAACGTTGTAACATTTTGATCCTAGGTAAAAAATTGTTGTAACACACAGCTTATCTGTAAAAGAGTGCGGTAATTATACGTCACGAACCTGATAACTCACTCACAAACACCGTGGTAACTATTGACCCGAAGAAAACAAATGTTATTCTAACACATCCCGATAACTTATCTGTAAAAAGAGCATGGTAATTTATACGCTATAAATTAGATAACTCACGCACAAACACTGTGGTAATGTTTTTGACCACAGGAATTTCTTTTGTAACACACCCCAATAACTCTCTATAAAGAGCATGGTAATATATACGCCACGAACCAGATAACTCACTCACAAACACCGCGGTAACTTTGGGCCCAGAGAAAATAAGTTATTTTTTGTGGAAAAAAAGTTGTTGTAAAGAGCATGATAATTTATATGTCACGAACCTGATAACTCATGCACAAACACCGTGGTAACTCACGtacaaacaccatggtaattcACATGGGATCCGAACCTGCATCAGATAGCAAGGACACGCCTAATGCCAAGACCAACAACCATTACACCAACCTACACTATTGTTCAATACTTGAAAACAAAATCTTTTAAAACTCTTTCTCATGATTGTCAGATGACAAAAAGAAAGGTATTTTCCTCATGTTTTTTCCACTGCATAAATGATGATGTACTATACGTGTGAATGTATAAAGGGATTCCTCTGTGACTTTTTATCAGGGtcaggtacataagttatcaggtatgtgatgtgtgagttaccatgctattcacacaaaagttaTCGAGGGGGTGTGTTTATCTACCCCCTGGTAGCTTATGTACAAATATCGAGGGGATATTTCATCAACCCCCCTCCCCCGGTTGCCAAAGTTATCAAGATAGGATGCATAATTTATCAGGTCTATGATGTGTGAgtaccatgctattcacacaaaagttCGTCAACTCCCCCCCCCCTTCGGTCGCCAAAGTTAACAGTACAGCGGTAAATAAGTTATCGGGTCTgcaatgtgtgagttatcatgctatTCACAAAAGTTACCGGAGGGATATTTAATCAACTCctcaaagaagaaagaaaaaggaagcaaCATGGAATGGTCAAAAATAGTATGATGTGCATTCTTTTGCACAACAAATAGTCTAGCTGAGTTGGTTAGTGTCCGTTTCACATTAGCTGCTTGGCGTGTGTTCAAATCCCATATTTAGCATCATTTTTTTTTGACTAAAAAGGGCGTGCCAATAGATCTAGCACCCAAATAAATGACAGGCCCAATCCAGAGAAAAAATCACGGCAGTCAATGCCATAATCTCCAGATTTCCTCCCACTAAATTCGCCATCAAGTTAGCAAGTCGTACATTTTAAACCTTGAACAAAGAACCAGTATGCAATACATTCATAGTCTGAGCACTTTTTACAACAACGAAGTCTGGGCGAGTTGGTTACTGGGATGGTGCACCTGCAGGAGGTCGGGGATTCGAATCCCGTCTTGGCCGCCCTTTCTTTTTCTCGCGCGGAGTCGAGCGC comes from Triticum aestivum cultivar Chinese Spring chromosome 5B, IWGSC CS RefSeq v2.1, whole genome shotgun sequence and encodes:
- the LOC123113677 gene encoding uncharacterized protein — translated: MPFQLKAGHHHGAMDGKPPPPPPLAPAPTPRVSRLRRLLVRVSASERLAVAGDGKEKEREERPAAGGEAEVGSVGLDRMVLSFMEDSAAVERPPRGRCNCFNGSNYEESDDEEGFFLPSGQASAPPPSAAGDTLEALKSLVQSASVAERNLLADASRIAERCGRTCKGKAECRRAVADGLRALGYDAAVCKSRWEKTPSYPAGEHEYIDAVVGDGARLIVEVHFRSEFEVARSTKAYRAALQALPPLFVGTSDRLGKIVSVVAEAARQSMKKKGLHFPPWRKPEYMRAKWLSPHVRTGDKAAAPSPAASATATAVSAASFSGEFELLFGMNKSGVSPTPGEKITVVVSPWRPTEEAASKKQQPRAKVVTGLAAVL